Proteins from a single region of Carassius gibelio isolate Cgi1373 ecotype wild population from Czech Republic chromosome B15, carGib1.2-hapl.c, whole genome shotgun sequence:
- the LOC127972477 gene encoding uncharacterized protein LOC127972477 — MVLRAGSITTLAMMSRTSEGVIEPEVVRPRRVIRRPTHLRDYEVSYPQKQLAFADEQSDMLSCMRELREENRRMRQDMQRLSDMIVNSSVLASQVSLSDQQLLNEGAVVSSTPKSISMQESVKGDGNSSQTEHTPLVPPRDESLLTVRSREQELIEELTDSLQRVGRLSDSPPNSGMSTPSYNDPHSSKNDLPRYDHYYDANVPLRPPHLSDIRQQYPDDPPVLRSTMPPHDVYYHPATDPYHRRLNEHLQKDVFTDRFDHSPNDWRQEYSRNNRPLRTSDHSHHSLGNSELPRPVHSPPMQYRGPTPTIPDFGRDDPREFSRLKLALNNVLPEDASESFKFQILMDHLKLEDALLVADSYSHSRTPFSDTMRALTDMYGQPHQLALQRITNLMDGPNIRSGDVKTFKAFALRVRALVGMLNQLGSTGWTELKCGSHVSRLLAKLPYDLRANFKRFINPLQTPIPTLIDFAEWLEYEVRVQVEGTQYGSYFEHAKHSVHKDKRTGFVPRKPTTVLHGKEQKVGSVELPKTECMDSERPQEKLKKYCPFCNTIQHYMNQCSNFKLLTKEQIESWIRTGHRCWRCGRGHSSSKCTLKAKCKRCERRHLDVLHEVNANVDVMSKSNNRTSEESSVSPTSQALYLDRPTSSRQVLLKLIRVIIQNGDKSLETYAVLDDGSERTILLNEAAQRLDLQGEIEDLALRTVRQDVHTIHGRSVSFFIAPVSHPDRSYPVKGAFTAKELALVQHTYPISDLQRRYHHLRDLPLHDIHEAQPLVLIGSDYPHLITPVEPVRLGPPGGPAAVHTKLGWTLQGPSRLIKPHLQAQECLFISCVSPEAELFRQVEKLWQLDTLPYQSEKVVSRSRQDAEAIRLLEEKTIRIDVNGVKRYATPLLWKELPPPLNAPKEAVMALLRSTERKLSRDPSMAASYESEIQKLLQAGYVTPLTAAECDRSSQSWYIPHHMVHHNAKNRIVFNCSFEYQGQSLNEHLLPGPTLSASLLGVLIRFREHSVAICSDVKGMFHQIRLLDEDKPFLRFLWRHGNTSEPAIVYQWQVLPFGTTCSPCCATYALQSHAKVDLEGTDEVRQTVERSFYVDNCLKSVSTEAQAIELVNRLQGHLMNGGFELRQWASNIPEVIHHLPAELKSKSGEIWLSQEMTNPQENALGLIWQCRSDTLVYKSYQKDEGEITMRSIYRTLAKLYDPLGYLIPYTTRAKIVVQLLWDKKRGWDDPNLPLGLLDIWHQWESELPQLSQIHLPRCYSSSLQYPVKSRSVHVFCDASEKAYGSVAYLCSEDSQGNMHVAFMAARSRVAPRKQISIARLELCAALTGAQLGDVLKKELTLDISKFIYWSDSTTVLSWLQSDSCRYRVFVGVRVTEIQELSDPGAWRYVDSAANPADDITRGLSLVQLAKETRWKQGPAFLMQSSSCWPKPPEGQAPEEVQELKKSVFCGSLTEHKLQVEPDPNKFSSYPDLLEATARFLHGAADNTDSLSADAFQKAELSILRQCQMHDFPDEFALLKGGKDISVHSRLIKLAPEYDKEQDLIRVGGRLRRCHGLSDAVLHPIVLSQDHPVVKLLIKHYDDQLHHPGAGRVYAELRRKFWILRGREAIKRHQHHCLDCNKWRGKPKIPRMSDLPTSSLRLCRPPFYSTGVDCFGPLLVKVGRRTEKRWGVVYKCLTTRAVHLDLLDHMDGDSFLLSLRRFIARRGKPYEILSDQGTNFRGGCKELEDTFSHMQTSIRDQLAKEQIRFKFNPPSAPHFGGSWEREVRSVKTALRITLGAQTVTEEVLRTILIEVEGILNSRPLGYVSSDIADPDPVTPNSLLMGRPDSSLPQVVYSDHELLSRKRWRHSQVLSDHFWKHFIHDFLPTLQSRQKWYREKENIAVGTVVLIVDEQIPRALWRVGTVSAVIPSSDGRVRTAVVKVKDQTYTRPVAKLIELPSLPPDTESSL, encoded by the coding sequence atggtccttcgagccggatctaTAACCACTTTAGCAATGATGTCCAGAACTAGTGAGGGAGTTATAGAGCCAGAGGTTGTACGCCCACGTAGAGTAATAAGACGGCCAACACATTTGCGTGATTATGAGGTTAGCTATCCACAGAAACAGCTTGCATTTGCAGATGAGCAGTCTGATATGCTCAGTTGTATGCGTGAACTGAGAGAGGAAAATAGACGAATGAGGCAAGACATGCAACGCTTATCTGATATGATTGTTAACTCTTCTGTGTTAGCTTCCCAGGTTTCATTATCTGATCAACAGCTTTTGAATGAAGGAGCAGTGGTGTCATCTACACCAAAGTCTATTAGTATGCAGGAGTCAGTTAAGGGCGATGGAAACTCTAGCCAGACAGAACATACTCCTTTGGTGCCACCTAGAGATGAATCCCTCCTTACAGTTCGCAGTCGTGAGCAAGAGCTCATTGAAGAGCTTACAGACAGTCTACAGAGAGTAGGTCGGCTTAGTGATAGTCCGCCTAATTCAGGTATGTCGACCCCTTCGTATAATGATCCACATAGTAGTAAGAATGACTTGCCACGGTATGATCACTATTATGATGCTAATGTTCCTCTGCGGCCACCTCATTTATCTGATATTCGTCAGCAATATCCAGATGACCCACCAGTGTTGCGGTCCACTATGCCTCCTCATGATGTTTATTATCATCCAGCAACGGATCCTTACCATCGCCGCTTAAATGAGCATCTGCAGAAGGATGTCTTCACAGATCGTTTCGATCATTCTCCAAATGATTGGAGGCAAGAGTACAGTCGAAATAATAGACCGTTACGTACATCAGATCATTCTCACCATTCCCTTGGAAATTCTGAGCTTCCTCGTCCTGTGCATTCACCCCCAATGCAATATCGAGGGCCGACTCCTACAATTCCCGATTTCGGTCGGGATGATCCCCGAGAGTTTTCCCGTCTTAAGCTTGCATTAAACAATGTTCTTCCTGAAGACGCTTCTGAGTCGTTTAAGTTCCAAATACTTATGGACCACCTTAAGCTGGAAGACGCTTTACTTGTCGCTGACTCATATAGTCACAGTCGTACTCCATTCAGTGACACTATGAGAGCGCTCACTGATATGTATGGGCAGCCACATCAATTGGCACTGCAAAGGATCACTAATCTGATGGATGGGCCCAATATCAGGAGCGGGGATGTGAAGACTTTTAAGGCATTTGCCCTTCGTGTCCGAGCACTGGTTGGAATGTTAAATCAATTAGGTAGCACAGGTTGGACTGAACTGAAATGTGGCTCACATGTTTCTCGTCTCTTAGCTAAATTGCCGTATGACCTAAGAGCTAACTTCAAGAGATTCATTAACCCCCTTCAGACACCTATTCCAACTCTGATTGATTTCGCAGAATGGCTGGAATATGAGGTTCGCGTGCAGGTAGAAGGAACACAGTATGGGTCCTATTTTGAGCATGCAAAACACAGTGTTCACAAAGACAAGCGAACTGGTTTTGTTCCCCGAAAGCCAACTACTGTCCTACATGGTAAAGAGCAGAAAGTAGGATCAGTAGAGCTACCAAAGACTGAATGCATGGACTCAGAAAGACCACAGGAGAAGCTGAAAAAATATTGTCCGTTCTGTAACACAATTCAACACTATATGAATCAGTGCTCTAACTTCAAACTCTTAACTAAAGAGCAAATTGAAAGTTGGATCAGAACAGGACATAGATGTTGGCGTTGCGGACGAGGGCATTCTTCCTCTAAATGTACGTTAAAGGCGAAATGCAAACGGTGTGAAAGGAGGCATCTTGATGTTCTTCATGAAGTCAATGCCAACGTTGATGTGATGAGTAAAAGTAATAACCGGACATCGGAGGAAAGTTCAGTAAGCCCTACTTCTCAGGCATTATACTTGGATCGACCTACGAGTAGCAGGCAAGTGCTACTGAAGTTAATTCGAGTAATCATTCAGAATGGGGATAAGTCATTAGAAACCTACGCTGTGCTAGATGACGGATCTGAGCGAACTATTTTGTTGAATGAAGCTGCTCAACGTCTAGACCTTCAGGGTGAAATTGAAGATCTGGCTCTGCGAACAGTGAGGCAGGATGTCCATACCATTCATGGAAGATCAGTATCTTTCTTTATAGCCCCTGTTTCACACCCTGACAGATCTTACCCAGTCAAGGGTGCATTCACCGCAAAAGAGCTAGCCCTGGTTCAGCATACTTACCCCATCTCTGACTTGCAAAGAAGATATCACCATCTCCGTGACTTACCTTTGCACGACATCCATGAAGCGCAGCCCTTGGTACTTATCGGCTCAGATTATCCTCACTTGATAACCCCTGTTGAGCCAGTGAGATTAGGTCCTCCTGGAGGTCCAGCGGCGGTTCATACAAAGCTCGGCTGGACATTGCAAGGTCCCTCAAGGCTTATTAAACCTCACTTGCAGGCTCAAGAATGTTTATTCATTTCTTGTGTTTCTCCTGAAGCTGAGCTATTCCGTCAAGTCGAAAAGCTTTGGCAACTGGATACTCTTCCTTATCAATCTGAGAAAGTGGTCAGTCGATCACGACAGGATGCAGAAGCTATTCGCCTCCTAGAGGAGAAAACCATCAGGATTGATGTGAATGGGGTAAAAAGGTACGCCACGCCTCTACTCTGGAAAGAGTTGCCTCCGCCTCTGAATGCACCCAAGGAGGCTGTCATGGCCCTGCTACGCAGCACAGAGCGAAAGTTATCTAGAGATCCTAGTATGGCTGCCTCTTATGAATCAGAAATTCAGAAACTGCTGCAGGCAGGTTACGTCACACCGTTGACAGCTGCAGAATGTGATCGGAGTTCCCAGTCATGGTACATACCACATCATATGGTTCATCACAATGCAAAGAACCGTATTGTCTTCAATTGTTCTTTTGAGTACCAGGGTCAGTCTTTGAATGAACATCTCTTGCCCGGTCCTACCTTAAGTGCCAGCTTGTTGGGAGTTCTCATCCGCTTTCGAGAACATTCTGTGGCCATCTGTAGTGATGTGAAGGGTATGTTCCATCAAATCCGTCTCCTTGATGAAGATAAACCCTTCCTTCGCTTTCTGTGGCGTCATGGGAATACATCTGAACCGGCCATTGTGTATCAGTGGCAAGTTCTGCCATTTGGCACTACGTGTAGCCCTTGTTGTGCTACTTACGCACTTCAGTCCCATGCCAAGGTGGATCTCGAAGGTACTGATGAAGTACGTCAAACGGTGGAGCGTAGCTTCTATGTTGACAATTGTCTTAAGAGTGTCTCTACTGAAGCCCAAGCTATAGAGCTGGTAAACCGATTGCAGGGCCATCTTATGAACGGTGGATTCGAATTGAGGCAATGGGCCAGTAACATCCCTGAAGTTATTCACCACCTTCCTGCTGAGTTAAAGTCAAAGAGTGGGGAGATTTGGCTAAGTCAAGAAATGACCAACCCTCAGGAGAATGCTCTTGGATTGATATGGCAATGTAGATCAGACACATTGGTATACAAATCGTACCAGAAAGATGAAGGTGAAATTACAATGCGGAGCATCTATCGCACTTTAGCCAAGCTTTATGACCCCCTTGGATATCTCATTCCGTATACCACCAGAGCCAAAATTGTTGTGCAGTTGTTGTGGGATAAAAAACGAGGATGGGATGATCCTAATTTACCATTGGGCCTACTAGACATTTGGCATCAGTGGGAGAGCGAGCTGCCACAATTGTCTCAGATCCACCTACCAAGATGCTACAGTTCCAGCCTTCAGTATCCTGTCAAGAGCCGCAGTGTTCATGTGTTTTGTGATGCTTCTGAAAAGGCATACGGCTCTGTAGCATACTTGTGCTCTGAAGACAGTCAGGGTAATATGCATGTTGCCTTCATGGCAGCAAGGTCAAGAGTCGCTCCACGGAAACAAATCTCCATAGCTCGTTTAGAGCTTTGTGCTGCATTGACAGGAGCACAACTAGGAGACGTCTTGAAGAAAGAGCTGACCTTAGATATCTCCAAATTCATCTATTGGTCTGACTCCACTACAGTTCTTTCTTGGCTGCAGTCTGATTCTTGCAGATACCGAGTGTTTGTAGGAGTTAGAGTCACCGAAATCCAAGAGTTGTCTGACCCTGGAGCTTGGCGCTATGTCGATTCAGCAGCCAATCCTGCTGATGATATCACGCGTGGGTTATCACTGGTTCAACTAGCTAAAGAAACACGATGGAAACAAGGACCAGCCTTCTTAATGCAGTCTAGCAGTTGTTGGCCTAAGCCACCAGAAGGACAGGCCCCTGAAGAAGTTCAGGAACTTAAGAAATCTGTGTTTTGCGGCTCATTGACTGAACATAAACTGCAAGTTGAACCTGATCCCAATAAATTTAGTAGCTATCCTGATTTACTAGAGGCTACAGCACGATTCCTTCATGGGGCGGCTGATAACACTGATTCACTCAGTGCAGATGCGTTTCAGAAGGCAGAATTGTCTATCCTTAGACAATGTCAGATGCATGACTTTCCTGACGAATTTGCTTTACTCAAGGGAGGAAAAGACATTTCTGTACATAGCCGACTCATTAAGCTTGCTCCTGAATATGACAAAGAACAAGACTTGATTAGAGTAGGAGGACGACTTCGTAGGTGCCATGGATTGAGTGATGCAGTTCTACACCCTATTGTTCTGTCACAAGATCATCCAGTAGTTAAACTCCTAATAAAACATTATGATGATCAACTGCACCACCCGGGAGCTGGCAGGGTGTATGCTGAGCTGCGGCGTAAGTTTTGGATTTTGCGAGGAAGAGAGGCAATTAAAAGACATCAGCACCACTGTCTTGATTGTAATAAATGGAGAGGCAAACCAAAGATTCCTAGAATGTCAGACTTACCCACATCAAGTCTGAGGTTATGTAGACCCCCCTTTTACTCCACCGGAGTAGATTGTTTTGGACCACTGTTAGTGAAGGTTGGCCGCCGTACTGAGAAAAGGTGGGGTGTCGTATACAAGTGCCTCACTACTCGAGCTGTACATCTTGATCTGTTGGATCACATGGATGGAGATTCATTCCTGCTGTCTCTCAGGCGTTTTATTGCCCGAAGAGGGAAACCCTATGAGATTCTCTCTGATCAGGGAACAAATTTTCGAGGTGGATGTAAAGAGCTGGAGGACACTTTCTCCCATATGCAGACCAGCATTAGAGACCAGCTAGCAAAGGAACAAATCAGATTCAAGTTTAATCCACCCAGTGCGCCTCATTTCGGCGGCTCATGGGAAAGAGAAGTGAGGTCTGTAAAGACAGCCTTAAGAATCACCTTAGGTGCTCAGACCGTTACTGAGGAGGTATTGAGAACCATCTTGATCGAGGTGGAGGGCATTCTTAATTCTAGACCCTTGGGTTATGTCTCTAGCGACATAGCAGATCCAGACCCAGTAACGCCAAATTCTTTACTGATGGGGCGGCCTGACTCCTCCTTGCCCCAAGTTGTCTATTCAGACCATGAATTACTCAGTAGAAAAAGATGGAGACATAGTCAGGTTCTGAGTGATCATTTTTGGAAGCATTTTATTCACGACTTCCTACCCACATTGCAGTCAAGGCAGAAATggtacagagagaaagagaatattGCAGTTGGCACTGTAGTACTCATTGTTGATGAGCAGATCCCAAGAGCGCTCTGGAGAGTTGGTACTGTCTCTGCTGTCATTCCTAGTTCAGATGGGAGAGTCAGAACAGCAGTGGTCAAAGTGAAAGATCAAACGTACACAAGACCAGTAGCTAAGTTGATTGAATTGCCTTCCTTACCCCCAGACACAGAAAGTTCCTTATAG